The Benincasa hispida cultivar B227 chromosome 9, ASM972705v1, whole genome shotgun sequence genome has a segment encoding these proteins:
- the LOC120086052 gene encoding chromatin modification-related protein MEAF6 isoform X3, which produces MNYGLGQKTATNPSAMLTGLLSRRAKLQDELRNIEKQVYDMETNYLQDPSQCGNVLKGFEGFLSASKSTALLKRSRKFQLEDRLFSLSSVTSPAAEELAAGRDDGRSDLGPGRSKGGGIYSNGQGKPKKGRPAPRDAKRMRHSSEQDFDYDDDPDLTL; this is translated from the exons ATGAATTATGGTTTAGGTCAAAAGACGGCCACAAATCCCTCCGCAATGCTTACTGGTCTTCTCTCCAGGAGAGCAAAACTCCAGGACGAGCTTCGGAATATTGAGAAGCAG GTTTATGACATGGAGACTAATTACCTACAGGATCCAAGCCAATGTGGGAATGTATTGAAAGGTTTTGAAGGATTCCTGTCTGCATCTAAGAGTACTGCTCT TTTGAAGCGGTCTAGGAAGTTTCAGCTTGAAGATAGGCTCTTCTCATTGTCTTCAGTTACCTCCCCTGCT GCTGAAGAGCTTGCAGCTGGACGAGATG atgGGAGATCCGACTTGGGTCCTGGCAGATCTAAAGGTGGAGGCATATATTCCAATGGACA AGGAAAACCGAAAAAGGGAAGACCGGCTCCTAGGGATGCAAAGAGAATGCGACATTCAAGCGAGCAAGATTTTGACTATGACGATGATCCGGACTTGACATTGTGA
- the LOC120086052 gene encoding chromatin modification-related protein MEAF6 isoform X4 — protein sequence MEAEGQKTATNPSAMLTGLLSRRAKLQDELRNIEKQVYDMETNYLQDPSQCGNVLKGFEGFLSASKSTALLKRSRKFQLEDRLFSLSSVTSPAAEELAAGRDDGRSDLGPGRSKGGGIYSNGQGKPKKGRPAPRDAKRMRHSSEQDFDYDDDPDLTL from the exons ATGGAGGCTGAAG GTCAAAAGACGGCCACAAATCCCTCCGCAATGCTTACTGGTCTTCTCTCCAGGAGAGCAAAACTCCAGGACGAGCTTCGGAATATTGAGAAGCAG GTTTATGACATGGAGACTAATTACCTACAGGATCCAAGCCAATGTGGGAATGTATTGAAAGGTTTTGAAGGATTCCTGTCTGCATCTAAGAGTACTGCTCT TTTGAAGCGGTCTAGGAAGTTTCAGCTTGAAGATAGGCTCTTCTCATTGTCTTCAGTTACCTCCCCTGCT GCTGAAGAGCTTGCAGCTGGACGAGATG atgGGAGATCCGACTTGGGTCCTGGCAGATCTAAAGGTGGAGGCATATATTCCAATGGACA AGGAAAACCGAAAAAGGGAAGACCGGCTCCTAGGGATGCAAAGAGAATGCGACATTCAAGCGAGCAAGATTTTGACTATGACGATGATCCGGACTTGACATTGTGA
- the LOC120086052 gene encoding chromatin modification-related protein MEAF6 isoform X2 — MEAEGQKTATNPSAMLTGLLSRRAKLQDELRNIEKQVYDMETNYLQDPSQCGNVLKGFEGFLSASKSTALYGVLKRSRKFQLEDRLFSLSSVTSPAAEELAAGRDDGRSDLGPGRSKGGGIYSNGQGKPKKGRPAPRDAKRMRHSSEQDFDYDDDPDLTL, encoded by the exons ATGGAGGCTGAAG GTCAAAAGACGGCCACAAATCCCTCCGCAATGCTTACTGGTCTTCTCTCCAGGAGAGCAAAACTCCAGGACGAGCTTCGGAATATTGAGAAGCAG GTTTATGACATGGAGACTAATTACCTACAGGATCCAAGCCAATGTGGGAATGTATTGAAAGGTTTTGAAGGATTCCTGTCTGCATCTAAGAGTACTGCTCTGTATGGAGt TTTGAAGCGGTCTAGGAAGTTTCAGCTTGAAGATAGGCTCTTCTCATTGTCTTCAGTTACCTCCCCTGCT GCTGAAGAGCTTGCAGCTGGACGAGATG atgGGAGATCCGACTTGGGTCCTGGCAGATCTAAAGGTGGAGGCATATATTCCAATGGACA AGGAAAACCGAAAAAGGGAAGACCGGCTCCTAGGGATGCAAAGAGAATGCGACATTCAAGCGAGCAAGATTTTGACTATGACGATGATCCGGACTTGACATTGTGA
- the LOC120086052 gene encoding chromatin modification-related protein eaf6 isoform X1, translated as MNYGLGQKTATNPSAMLTGLLSRRAKLQDELRNIEKQVYDMETNYLQDPSQCGNVLKGFEGFLSASKSTALYGVLKRSRKFQLEDRLFSLSSVTSPAAEELAAGRDDGRSDLGPGRSKGGGIYSNGQGKPKKGRPAPRDAKRMRHSSEQDFDYDDDPDLTL; from the exons ATGAATTATGGTTTAGGTCAAAAGACGGCCACAAATCCCTCCGCAATGCTTACTGGTCTTCTCTCCAGGAGAGCAAAACTCCAGGACGAGCTTCGGAATATTGAGAAGCAG GTTTATGACATGGAGACTAATTACCTACAGGATCCAAGCCAATGTGGGAATGTATTGAAAGGTTTTGAAGGATTCCTGTCTGCATCTAAGAGTACTGCTCTGTATGGAGt TTTGAAGCGGTCTAGGAAGTTTCAGCTTGAAGATAGGCTCTTCTCATTGTCTTCAGTTACCTCCCCTGCT GCTGAAGAGCTTGCAGCTGGACGAGATG atgGGAGATCCGACTTGGGTCCTGGCAGATCTAAAGGTGGAGGCATATATTCCAATGGACA AGGAAAACCGAAAAAGGGAAGACCGGCTCCTAGGGATGCAAAGAGAATGCGACATTCAAGCGAGCAAGATTTTGACTATGACGATGATCCGGACTTGACATTGTGA